One Chanodichthys erythropterus isolate Z2021 chromosome 22, ASM2448905v1, whole genome shotgun sequence DNA window includes the following coding sequences:
- the LOC137012759 gene encoding olfactory receptor 52N2-like, translating into MDNLTFRNSILLVEGLKVTHQSSYLVFIVLFLAYMFAMVSNITLIFLISSEKNLHDPMHFLFCNLPVNDIIGTTVILPRLMQDILRETSERYITYVECVIQAYFVHVFTAACHYVLMIMAFDRYVAICNPLRYTTIMTNKMVVKLSASAWGLSVLMVTIMLGLTVRLPHCRSIIENPFCDNASLFKLSCENASINNVFGVVYSITVACLSAVSIFITYVNIATVCIRSKNKALNSKAIKTCSTHLAVYVIMFVSGAIFIFLHRFPEYSESRKLGSILFHIVPPGLNPLVYGLQTKEIRQKIVKVWCRKTGYS; encoded by the coding sequence ATGGACAACCTGACATTTAGAAACAGCATTCTCCTTGTAGAAGGACTCAAAGTTACGCATCAGTCCTCTTACCTTGTTTTCATTGTGCTTTTTTTGGCTTATATGTTTGCAATGGTATCAAACATTACACTTATATTTCTGATTTCATCAGAGAAGAATCTGCATGATCCTATGCATTTTCTGTTCTGTAACTTGCCAGTTAATGATATAATAGGGACCACTGTCATTTTGCCACGCTTAATGCAAGACATTTTAAGAGAAACCTCAGAGCGCTATATAACATATGTGGAGTGTGTTATTCAAGCTTATTTTGTGCATGTATTTACAGCAGCATGTCACTATGTGCTGATGATCATGGCTTTTGACAGATATGTGGCTATATGTAATCCATTGCGATACACAACTATAATGACCAATAAAATGGTAGTTAAATTATCAGCATCAGCCTGGGGGCTGTCAGTACTCATGGTGACAATTATGTTGGGCCTTACTGTGCGTCTGCCTCACTGCAGATCTATAATTGAAAACCCTTTCTGTGACAATGCCTCACTATTTAAACTGTCCTGTGAAAATGCAAGTATTAATAACGTGTTTGGAGTTGTTTATTCCATAACTGTAGCCTGCCTGTCAGCTGTATCTATATTTATAACATATGTCAATATTGCTACTGTATGTATAAGGAGCAAAAACAAAGCACTCAACAGCAAAGCCATAAAAACCTGCAGCACTCATTTAGCTGTTTATGTAATCATGTTTGTTTCTGGAGCCATTTTTATTTTCCTTCATCGTTTTCCTGAATACTCTGAAAGTAGAAAACTAGGTAGTATACTGTTTCACATTGTACCACCAGGATTAAATCCCTTAGTATATGGTTTACAAACCAAAGAGATAAGACAAAAGATTGTTAAAGTTTGGTGTAGAAAGACAGGGTATTCTTGA
- the LOC137012748 gene encoding olfactory receptor 13H1-like — MSQMDNLTFRYSILLMEGLQVTNLYNHLAFILFLLAYIFIIVSNTGILIQISVEQRLHQPMYILFCNLSVSDLLGTTVLLPRLMSHILKEPSERYITYVECAMQAFFAHVYGTASHTILMVMAFDRYVAICKPLQYPTIMSNNMVVKLSAGAWGAAVVLVGILIGLSVRLSHCRSVIQNLICDNASLFKLSCENTVINNVYGLTFTVVLLTSSLGWVLLTYLRIAMVCFKSKNKATNSKAIKTCSTHLVVYVIMMVSGVTAIFLHRFPAYSESKNISSIIRHVIPPCLNPIIYGLQAREIRQRLFTLIYKSKVNSM; from the coding sequence ATGTCACAGATGGACAACCTGACATTCAGATACAGCATACTCTTAATGGAGGGGCTACAGGTTACAAATCTGTACAATCATCTTGCTTTCATCCTTTTTTTGCTTGCTTACATATTTATTATAGTATCTAACACTGGGATTTTGATTCAGATCTCTGTGGAACAAAGATTACATCAGCCTATGTACATTCTTTTCTGCAATTTGTCAGTGAGTGATTTATTAGGCACAACCGTTCTTTTGCCACGCTTGATGAGTCATATTTTAAAAGAACCCTCTGAGCGCTACATCACATATGTGGAGTGCGCTATGCAAGCTTTTTTTGCACATGTGTATGGAACCGCATCCCACACTATTCTAATGGTCATGGCCTTTGACAGATATGTGGCCATATGCAAACCATTGCAATACCCAACTATAATGAGCAACAATATGGTAGTTAAACTGTCAGCAGGTGCCTGGGGTGCTGCAGTAGTGCTGGTGGGGATTCTGATCGGCCTCAGTGTACGTCTGTCTCACTGCAGATCTGTGATTCAAAATCTGATTTGTGACAACGCTTCACTATTTAAACTGTCCTGTGAAAATACAGTGATTAATAATGTATATGGATTGACTTTTACTGTGGTTTTACTCACCTCCTCACTGGGGTGGGTGTTATTGACATATCTCAGAATAGCAATGGTATGCttcaaaagcaaaaacaaagcaaCCAATAGCAAAGCAATAAAAACCTGTAGTACTCATCTGGTTGTTTATGTAATCATGATGGTTTCTGGAGTCACCGCAATTTTTCTTCATCGTTTCCCTGCATACTCtgaaagtaaaaatatatctagtATTATTCGCCATGTTATTCCACCGTGCTTGAATCCTATAATATACGGTTTACAAGCCAGGGAAATAAGACAGAGACTGTTTACTCTTATTTATAAAAGTAAAGTTAActcaatgtga